In one Planktothrix sp. FACHB-1365 genomic region, the following are encoded:
- a CDS encoding bromodomain-containing protein → MTFKYKWKNGATPTPDEAAHKADLLDESQFETTQDQKIAEEQARQYLNVPLRTLDADKYPLPHSDSTNQSADMQKP, encoded by the coding sequence ATGACTTTTAAATATAAATGGAAAAATGGCGCAACTCCGACCCCGGATGAAGCGGCACACAAAGCTGATCTCCTCGATGAAAGTCAATTTGAAACAACTCAAGATCAGAAAATTGCAGAGGAACAAGCCAGACAATATTTGAATGTGCCCCTGCGAACATTAGATGCTGATAAATACCCTTTACCTCATAGTGATTCTACAAACCAAAGTGCAGATATGCAAAAGCCTTAA